In Bacillus sp. Marseille-Q1617, a genomic segment contains:
- a CDS encoding YbaB/EbfC family nucleoid-associated protein gives MRGMGNMQNMMKQMQKMQKKMAEAQEELGEKEIEGSAGGGMVTVIVSGHKQVLDVKINEEVVDPEDIDMLQDLVLAATNDALKKADELTNSTMGQFTKGMNLPGMF, from the coding sequence ATGCGTGGAATGGGTAATATGCAAAACATGATGAAACAGATGCAGAAGATGCAAAAGAAAATGGCAGAAGCACAAGAGGAGCTTGGTGAAAAGGAAATTGAAGGATCTGCCGGCGGCGGCATGGTCACTGTCATCGTTTCAGGTCACAAGCAGGTCCTTGATGTAAAGATCAATGAAGAAGTAGTAGATCCGGAAGATATCGATATGCTTCAGGATTTAGTGCTTGCTGCGACAAACGATGCACTTAAGAAAGCAGACGAATTAACGAATTCTACTATGGGTCAATTCACTAAAGGAATGAACCTGCCGGGAATGTTCTAG
- the recR gene encoding recombination mediator RecR — protein sequence MHYPEPISKLIDSFMKLPGIGPKTAARLAFFVLSMKEDTVLDFAKALVNAKRNLSYCSVCGHITDQDPCYICEDQRRDRSIVCVVQDPKDVIAMEKMKEYNGLYHVLHGAISPMDGIGPEDINVPDLIKRLQSDEVQEVILATNPNIEGEATAMYISRLVKPSGIRITRIAHGLPVGGDLEYADEVTLSKALEGRRDV from the coding sequence ATGCATTATCCTGAGCCTATATCAAAGCTGATCGACAGCTTTATGAAATTGCCAGGAATCGGGCCGAAAACTGCGGCCCGACTGGCTTTTTTTGTACTTAGCATGAAAGAAGACACTGTATTGGACTTTGCAAAAGCACTCGTGAATGCAAAACGTAATTTAAGCTATTGCTCTGTCTGCGGTCACATTACGGACCAGGATCCTTGCTATATTTGTGAGGATCAGCGAAGAGATCGCAGTATCGTCTGCGTGGTCCAGGACCCCAAAGATGTTATTGCGATGGAGAAGATGAAGGAATATAACGGTCTTTACCATGTCCTTCATGGTGCCATTTCCCCAATGGATGGAATCGGCCCTGAGGACATCAACGTACCGGACCTGATTAAACGTCTTCAAAGCGACGAGGTGCAGGAAGTGATTCTTGCGACAAATCCGAATATCGAAGGCGAAGCAACCGCCATGTATATTTCGCGGCTCGTCAAACCATCCGGCATCCGCATCACACGTATCGCACACGGCTTGCCTGTGGGCGGGGATCTCGAATATGCGGATGAAGTCACATTGTCAAAAGCCCTTGAAGGAAGAAGAGACGTTTAA
- the tadA gene encoding tRNA adenosine(34) deaminase TadA, whose translation MKTREEHFMMEALKEAEKAREINEVPIGALVVMGDEIIGRGYNLRETTQNAITHAETLAIQEACEKVGTWRLEGAELYVTLEPCPMCSGAIILSRIEKVVYGAADPKAGCAGTLMNLLDDNRFNHQCEVVPGVLEEECGSILSEFFRELRARKKAGKKNKPSSL comes from the coding sequence ATGAAAACAAGAGAAGAACATTTTATGATGGAAGCGCTGAAAGAAGCGGAAAAAGCAAGGGAGATCAATGAAGTGCCGATTGGCGCTCTCGTGGTGATGGGGGACGAAATCATCGGCCGCGGCTATAATCTGAGGGAAACGACCCAGAATGCCATCACCCATGCAGAGACTCTTGCCATCCAGGAAGCATGTGAAAAAGTGGGGACATGGAGGCTCGAAGGTGCAGAACTCTATGTGACGCTGGAACCGTGTCCGATGTGCTCGGGTGCGATCATCCTTTCGCGGATTGAAAAAGTGGTATACGGCGCAGCCGATCCGAAGGCGGGATGCGCAGGTACGCTGATGAATCTTTTAGACGACAACCGATTCAACCACCAATGCGAAGTCGTGCCGGGAGTGCTTGAAGAAGAATGCGGGTCGATCCTTTCTGAATTTTTCAGGGAGCTCAGGGCAAGGAAGAAAGCCGGGAAGAAGAATAAACCATCTTCGTTGTAA
- a CDS encoding YaaL family protein, whose protein sequence is MFFRKKGKLKREYDQALLRTLEEAKEHWNQQRSIDEMSVDYNLNLHCSSKIAEAKYFFLFREAKHRKIVIKR, encoded by the coding sequence ATGTTTTTCCGTAAAAAAGGGAAACTCAAACGAGAGTACGATCAAGCCCTGCTTCGAACCTTGGAAGAAGCAAAAGAGCATTGGAATCAGCAGCGAAGCATCGATGAGATGAGTGTAGACTACAATCTGAATCTTCACTGCTCTTCGAAAATCGCTGAAGCAAAATATTTTTTCTTATTTAGAGAAGCGAAACATAGAAAGATCGTCATAAAAAGGTAG
- a CDS encoding glycerate kinase: protein MKIVIAPDSFKGSMTSIEAADAIQRGVEQVNSSWETTLVPMADGGEGTVEAIMSILGGEKIDRRVRDPLGRQIQASFGWLSETKTAVIETAAASGLPLLTYSELNPEDSSTYGTGELVECALDLGVRRIIIGLGGSATVDGGTGFLQALGIHFLDEKRVELSQGGKILGHIHTIDSSNLDPRLNDVEWVVASDVTNPLLGEEGAVSIFGPQKGVTKDKSMIFEAGMKHYAQKVREHTGIDCSTDKGSGAAGGFGFALKAFFNPSFQSGFSLIAELGGLHKEIKEASLVLTGEGKMDAQSLYGKVPVGIGRIAKEYHIPTVAFTGKLEGTTQNVSSEGISLVFPIVDSPMSLDDAMKNGSKLLEKAAERLMRAMTLNNKK, encoded by the coding sequence ATGAAGATTGTAATTGCCCCCGATTCCTTCAAGGGCTCAATGACAAGTATAGAAGCTGCAGACGCAATACAAAGAGGGGTTGAGCAAGTAAATTCATCCTGGGAAACCACTCTCGTTCCCATGGCTGATGGAGGAGAAGGGACTGTGGAAGCCATCATGTCCATTCTTGGCGGGGAAAAGATCGATAGAAGAGTCCGTGATCCACTCGGAAGACAAATTCAAGCAAGTTTCGGATGGCTTTCAGAGACAAAAACAGCCGTTATAGAAACCGCAGCTGCTTCCGGCCTTCCTCTTTTAACCTACTCTGAATTAAACCCCGAAGACTCATCTACATATGGTACAGGTGAGCTTGTTGAATGTGCATTGGATCTTGGAGTGCGGCGGATCATCATTGGATTAGGCGGCAGTGCCACGGTTGATGGAGGAACGGGTTTTCTTCAGGCATTGGGGATCCACTTCCTAGATGAAAAAAGAGTTGAGCTCTCGCAGGGCGGAAAAATACTTGGCCATATACACACAATCGATTCATCGAATCTTGACCCCCGGCTAAATGACGTGGAATGGGTGGTGGCGTCGGATGTCACCAACCCGTTACTGGGAGAAGAAGGAGCTGTCAGTATATTTGGCCCTCAAAAAGGAGTCACCAAGGACAAATCGATGATCTTTGAAGCCGGAATGAAGCACTATGCTCAAAAAGTAAGGGAACATACAGGAATAGACTGCAGTACAGATAAGGGAAGCGGCGCTGCCGGCGGCTTTGGGTTTGCCCTTAAGGCTTTTTTCAATCCCTCTTTCCAAAGCGGCTTCAGCCTTATTGCGGAACTCGGTGGTTTACACAAGGAAATCAAAGAGGCTTCTTTAGTCCTGACAGGGGAAGGGAAAATGGATGCTCAGTCTCTCTATGGGAAGGTGCCGGTCGGCATCGGAAGAATAGCTAAGGAATATCATATTCCCACAGTCGCATTCACCGGTAAACTAGAAGGAACTACACAAAACGTTTCTTCCGAAGGGATAAGCCTGGTATTTCCGATAGTGGACTCACCCATGTCACTGGATGACGCAATGAAAAACGGCTCAAAACTACTGGAGAAAGCGGCTGAAAGATTGATGAGAGCCATGACACTTAATAACAAAAAATAA
- a CDS encoding hydrolase, whose translation METRDTYFIDISSGDIVPHAEEAKSVSYQIHATPEEVNHLKTLLEKNHDDEMSTFTRAHIPFREYHKDPENAQYDHSMKEIYEMIFKLGTDQTRRNIKEMGVLNYNNETNTREDIENLK comes from the coding sequence ATGGAAACGAGAGATACGTACTTTATAGATATCAGCAGCGGTGATATCGTCCCTCATGCCGAAGAAGCGAAAAGTGTAAGCTATCAAATTCACGCTACTCCAGAAGAAGTCAACCACTTGAAGACACTATTAGAGAAGAATCATGATGATGAAATGTCGACATTTACCAGGGCGCATATCCCCTTCCGCGAATACCATAAGGATCCGGAAAATGCACAATATGACCACTCCATGAAGGAAATTTATGAAATGATCTTCAAACTGGGAACCGACCAAACACGCAGAAACATCAAAGAAATGGGCGTGCTGAACTATAACAATGAAACCAATACAAGAGAAGATATTGAAAACCTGAAGTAA
- a CDS encoding LysM peptidoglycan-binding domain-containing protein gives MQIHVVQPNQSLFGIAQAYGSTVNDIVEANELPNPDNLVIGQSLVIPIVGSFYYVQPGDSLWSISQKVGVPYQELARINGISPNLPLQVNQRLYVPPKPKVQAEFNAYVEPYGKEVAPNLEESAKEAAPYLTYLAPFSFQAKRDGTLQEPPMGNLLQTGKDNGNVLMMAITNQEEGQFNDELGRILLNDMAIQDKFLNNIVQTAKKYGFRDIHFDFEYLRPADKEAYNQFLRKAKRRFDQEGWLLSTALAPKTSADQKGKWYEAHDYKAHGEIVDFVVIMTYEWGYSGGPAMAVSPIGPVREVIEYALTEMPASKIMMGQNLYGYDWTLPFKPGTTAKAISPQQAIEIAAANNVPIEYDQKAQAPFFKYSAEGKDHEVWFEDARSIQAKFDLMKELKLRGMSYWKLGLSFPQNWLLITDNFNVVKR, from the coding sequence ATGCAAATTCATGTTGTCCAGCCGAACCAATCGTTGTTCGGCATTGCTCAAGCGTATGGGTCAACTGTTAACGATATAGTGGAAGCGAATGAGCTTCCGAATCCGGATAATCTTGTCATCGGTCAATCACTCGTGATCCCGATCGTCGGCAGCTTTTATTACGTGCAGCCGGGCGACAGCTTATGGTCAATCAGTCAAAAAGTGGGGGTTCCTTATCAGGAGCTGGCGAGGATAAATGGCATATCACCCAATCTGCCGCTTCAGGTCAATCAGCGTTTATATGTGCCACCGAAACCGAAAGTACAAGCAGAATTCAACGCCTATGTGGAACCGTATGGGAAAGAAGTGGCTCCGAATTTAGAGGAAAGTGCCAAAGAAGCAGCCCCTTATCTGACATACCTTGCTCCTTTCAGCTTCCAGGCGAAGCGTGACGGTACGCTGCAGGAACCTCCCATGGGAAACCTGCTGCAAACGGGCAAGGATAACGGAAATGTACTGATGATGGCGATTACGAATCAGGAAGAGGGCCAGTTTAACGATGAACTCGGGCGCATCCTCCTGAATGATATGGCCATCCAGGATAAATTCCTTAATAACATCGTTCAAACCGCGAAAAAATACGGGTTCCGTGATATCCATTTCGATTTTGAATATCTGCGGCCCGCAGACAAGGAAGCATATAATCAATTCCTGCGAAAAGCAAAGAGGCGTTTTGATCAGGAGGGCTGGCTGCTGTCCACGGCCTTAGCTCCAAAGACAAGCGCAGATCAGAAAGGGAAATGGTACGAAGCACATGATTATAAAGCTCATGGGGAAATTGTCGATTTCGTTGTCATCATGACCTATGAATGGGGATACAGCGGCGGACCTGCCATGGCCGTCTCTCCCATCGGACCTGTTCGTGAAGTGATCGAATATGCCCTTACAGAAATGCCGGCTTCCAAGATCATGATGGGACAAAATCTTTATGGGTACGACTGGACACTCCCGTTCAAGCCGGGAACAACTGCGAAAGCGATCAGCCCTCAGCAGGCAATTGAAATAGCGGCTGCAAACAACGTTCCCATCGAATACGACCAGAAAGCACAGGCCCCATTTTTTAAATACAGTGCTGAAGGAAAAGATCATGAAGTATGGTTCGAAGATGCCCGGAGCATCCAAGCCAAATTCGATCTTATGAAAGAATTGAAACTGAGAGGGATGAGCTACTGGAAGCTGGGCTTGTCGTTCCCTCAGAACTGGCTGCTGATCACCGATAATTTTAACGTGGTGAAACGGTAA
- a CDS encoding isochorismatase family cysteine hydrolase, with translation MIPKDTALLVIDIMNPFDFSHGETLAEHTKKIVKPINDLRDYCKETGHPVIYINDHYELWKADLKLIYEKCRNKTSTDIITPLRPSEDDYFLIKPKHSAFYGTSLNTLLHHLSIKNIILTGIAGNICVLFTANDAYMREFTLYVPKDAIASVSEEDNHYALTMMKNVLKANIDDTGTLLQN, from the coding sequence ATGATACCTAAAGATACCGCTCTACTGGTGATCGATATCATGAATCCATTTGATTTCTCACATGGGGAGACACTTGCCGAGCATACCAAAAAGATTGTAAAACCGATTAACGACCTGCGTGATTACTGTAAAGAAACAGGCCATCCTGTTATCTATATCAATGATCACTATGAATTATGGAAAGCAGATTTGAAACTCATTTATGAAAAATGCCGCAACAAAACAAGTACGGATATCATTACCCCGCTCCGCCCGTCTGAAGACGATTATTTTCTCATAAAACCGAAGCATTCCGCATTCTACGGGACATCCCTGAATACGTTGCTTCATCATCTGTCGATAAAAAACATCATCCTTACAGGGATCGCCGGAAACATCTGTGTGTTGTTCACCGCAAACGACGCATATATGAGGGAATTTACCTTGTATGTACCAAAAGACGCCATCGCTTCCGTGAGTGAAGAAGATAACCATTATGCCCTGACGATGATGAAGAATGTGTTGAAGGCGAATATCGATGATACCGGGACACTACTGCAGAATTGA
- the dnaX gene encoding DNA polymerase III subunit gamma/tau, giving the protein MAYQALYRVWRPQSFVDVVGQQHVTKTLQNALLHQKISHAYLFSGPRGTGKTSAAKILAKAVNCERSPVAEPCNECDACKGITDGSIPDVIEIDAASNNGVEEIRDIRDKVKYSPNVVEYKVYIIDEVHMLSIGAFNALLKTLEEPPKHVIFILATTEPHKIPLTIISRCQRFDFKRITARDIVGRMSHIATESGVNYEENALAVIARAAEGGMRDALSLLDQAISFSQDVVTVDDALTVTGAVSQGYLNTLAKAILEKDVSKGLGALEELLFQGKDPARFAEDFILYYRDMLLYQTAPNLEESMERVMLDDEFKELAHETQASQIYQYIDVLNQAGQEMKFTNHARIYLEVSIVKLCQLEAPRSASSPEVGEMMKKIQTLEKEIQQLKANGVPAQAEPAAQPAKKPVRAKKGFRAPVGQIQEVLKNATKEDLNLVKSRWGDMMETLNQRQMRSQAALLNNAEPVAATAGSFVLKFKYDIHCQMAMENQAFISSMDSILQELTGSSYFPIGIPEDQWLPLREEFIRNTQTDPGDGESGEAKEEDTLLSEAEKIAGDLVELND; this is encoded by the coding sequence TTGGCATATCAAGCATTATATCGTGTGTGGCGTCCGCAGTCATTTGTAGATGTCGTCGGGCAGCAGCATGTTACGAAAACACTGCAAAATGCTCTCCTACATCAGAAAATTTCCCATGCGTACCTTTTTTCAGGACCACGCGGAACAGGGAAGACGAGTGCAGCGAAGATCCTTGCCAAGGCGGTCAACTGTGAACGTTCACCTGTTGCCGAGCCTTGCAACGAGTGTGACGCATGTAAAGGGATCACGGACGGGTCCATTCCGGATGTCATTGAAATTGATGCTGCTTCGAATAACGGAGTAGAGGAAATACGTGACATACGCGATAAAGTAAAGTATTCACCGAACGTGGTGGAGTATAAGGTCTATATCATCGATGAGGTTCATATGCTTTCCATCGGGGCCTTCAACGCCCTTTTGAAAACATTGGAGGAACCTCCGAAGCACGTCATATTCATATTGGCGACCACCGAGCCCCACAAGATTCCGCTAACGATCATTTCCCGTTGCCAGCGCTTTGATTTCAAACGGATCACAGCCAGGGATATCGTCGGAAGAATGAGTCATATCGCCACTGAGTCGGGTGTGAACTATGAAGAGAATGCCTTGGCGGTCATCGCAAGAGCGGCCGAGGGCGGAATGCGTGATGCACTCAGCCTGCTCGATCAGGCGATTTCCTTCAGCCAGGATGTTGTCACCGTGGATGATGCGTTAACGGTGACCGGTGCCGTTTCCCAAGGGTATTTGAATACACTCGCAAAGGCGATCCTTGAAAAAGATGTCTCAAAAGGCCTGGGTGCGCTCGAAGAACTTCTTTTCCAAGGAAAGGACCCGGCCCGATTTGCGGAAGACTTCATACTGTATTACAGGGATATGCTTCTCTATCAAACGGCTCCAAACCTCGAGGAATCGATGGAAAGGGTCATGCTCGATGATGAATTCAAGGAGCTTGCACATGAAACCCAGGCAAGCCAGATTTATCAATATATCGACGTACTGAATCAAGCGGGTCAGGAGATGAAGTTCACCAATCATGCCCGCATCTACTTAGAGGTTTCCATCGTGAAGCTTTGCCAGCTCGAAGCGCCTCGAAGCGCGTCTTCACCTGAAGTCGGCGAAATGATGAAAAAAATCCAAACGCTTGAAAAAGAAATCCAGCAGTTGAAGGCAAATGGCGTTCCTGCTCAGGCTGAACCTGCTGCACAGCCGGCTAAAAAGCCTGTGCGTGCAAAGAAAGGCTTCCGTGCGCCGGTCGGGCAAATTCAGGAAGTACTGAAGAATGCAACGAAAGAAGATCTTAACCTGGTCAAGAGCCGCTGGGGAGACATGATGGAAACCCTGAACCAGCGGCAAATGCGCTCCCAGGCTGCCCTCTTGAATAATGCAGAGCCGGTGGCGGCAACAGCAGGTTCGTTTGTGTTAAAATTCAAGTATGATATCCACTGCCAAATGGCGATGGAGAACCAGGCTTTCATTTCAAGCATGGATTCCATCCTGCAGGAGCTCACCGGAAGCAGCTACTTCCCGATCGGGATTCCCGAAGACCAGTGGCTCCCACTAAGGGAAGAGTTCATCCGCAACACACAAACGGATCCCGGGGACGGCGAATCGGGTGAAGCAAAGGAAGAGGATACCCTTCTCTCGGAAGCAGAAAAGATTGCCGGCGATTTAGTGGAACTCAATGATTGA
- a CDS encoding deoxynucleoside kinase, protein MNLRNKYGIPSNAVITIAGTVGVGKSTMTNGLANALGFRTSFEKVDTNPYLDKFYQDFKSWSFHLQVYFLAERFKEQKKIFEYGGGFIQDRSIYEDTGIFAKMHHEKGNMSDVDYETYTSLFDAMVMTPYFPHPDLLIYLEGSLDNVIDRIRERGRPMEQQTPIEYWEEMHQRYENWINSFNACPVLRLDISEYDLVNDENSIEPIVERIGYFIEQTRMLKS, encoded by the coding sequence ATGAATCTTCGCAATAAATACGGCATCCCAAGCAATGCTGTCATTACCATTGCCGGAACAGTCGGAGTCGGGAAGTCCACGATGACAAACGGATTGGCAAATGCCCTCGGATTCCGTACATCCTTCGAAAAAGTCGATACCAACCCGTATCTGGATAAATTCTATCAGGACTTCAAGAGCTGGAGCTTCCACCTGCAGGTATACTTCCTGGCAGAACGATTTAAGGAACAAAAGAAAATCTTCGAATATGGCGGCGGCTTCATCCAGGACCGATCGATCTACGAAGATACAGGCATCTTTGCCAAAATGCATCATGAAAAAGGCAATATGTCAGACGTCGATTACGAAACATATACAAGTCTTTTCGATGCGATGGTGATGACACCTTACTTCCCTCATCCAGATCTGCTTATCTATCTGGAAGGATCTCTCGACAACGTCATCGACCGCATCCGTGAGCGCGGCCGTCCGATGGAACAACAAACACCGATTGAATACTGGGAAGAAATGCATCAGCGTTATGAAAACTGGATCAACTCCTTCAACGCATGCCCTGTCCTCCGCCTGGACATCAGTGAATATGATCTGGTCAACGATGAAAACTCGATTGAGCCGATTGTAGAAAGAATCGGGTATTTCATAGAACAAACAAGAATGTTAAAAAGCTAA
- a CDS encoding deoxynucleoside kinase: MGRIPFITVEGPIGVGKTSLAKAISEHFHFHLLREIVDENPFLDKFYDDIEEWSFQTEMFFLCNRYKQLEDIDKYYISQDKSVVADYHILKNIIFAKRTLKDEQQYNKYLKIYDILTSDMPRPNVVIYLNASLDTLLKRIEKRGRDFEKKISPLYLKQLSLDYEEYMNTFEETHPDIPVLRYNGDHIDFVQNKDDLDNILTQLDTTLKKGVHYHESSQ; encoded by the coding sequence ATGGGGAGAATTCCTTTCATCACGGTTGAAGGCCCGATTGGAGTAGGAAAAACTTCTCTGGCTAAAGCGATTTCTGAACACTTCCATTTTCATTTATTAAGGGAAATCGTCGATGAAAACCCGTTTTTGGATAAATTTTATGATGATATTGAAGAGTGGAGTTTTCAAACAGAGATGTTTTTCTTATGCAATCGATACAAGCAGTTGGAGGATATCGATAAATACTATATCTCTCAAGACAAATCGGTTGTAGCGGATTATCATATTTTAAAGAACATCATTTTTGCTAAACGTACATTGAAGGACGAGCAGCAGTACAACAAATATCTTAAGATCTATGATATTTTGACTTCTGACATGCCGAGACCTAATGTGGTGATCTACTTAAATGCGAGTTTAGACACACTGCTGAAGCGCATTGAAAAAAGAGGCAGAGACTTTGAGAAGAAAATCAGCCCTCTTTATTTAAAACAATTATCATTGGATTATGAAGAATATATGAACACATTTGAAGAAACTCACCCGGATATCCCTGTTCTTCGCTACAATGGCGACCACATTGACTTCGTCCAGAACAAAGATGACTTGGACAATATTCTAACTCAATTAGATACTACACTTAAAAAAGGAGTTCACTATCATGAATCTTCGCAATAA
- a CDS encoding PaaI family thioesterase, with protein sequence MEEIKHAIQDDYPDDFAWCYGCGRLNKDGNHFRTGIDGEKTVTIYTPQPEHTALPGFVYGGLIASLIDCHGTGSAAIELHRLNGGTVGDGQEPPRFVTASLHVDFMKPTPHGVPLKAVGTVEKIHPKKFKVVTEVFAEGEICAKGEVVAVVMPETFLNSLK encoded by the coding sequence ATGGAGGAAATCAAACATGCAATACAGGACGATTACCCTGATGATTTTGCCTGGTGTTATGGCTGCGGGCGCTTAAATAAAGACGGAAACCATTTCCGTACCGGGATTGATGGCGAGAAAACGGTGACAATTTATACTCCCCAACCTGAACATACAGCTCTTCCGGGATTTGTGTATGGAGGACTGATCGCTTCGTTGATCGATTGCCACGGAACCGGATCAGCCGCTATTGAACTCCACAGGTTGAATGGCGGCACGGTGGGAGATGGACAAGAGCCGCCTCGTTTTGTGACCGCTTCTTTGCACGTAGACTTCATGAAACCCACTCCTCATGGTGTCCCATTAAAGGCTGTCGGAACGGTCGAGAAAATCCATCCGAAGAAATTCAAGGTAGTGACCGAAGTTTTCGCTGAAGGCGAGATATGTGCCAAGGGTGAAGTCGTAGCAGTGGTGATGCCGGAAACGTTTTTGAATAGTTTAAAGTAG
- a CDS encoding pro-sigmaK processing inhibitor BofA family protein, translated as MNPVIVISVISGLIVLLLITGTPIKPLRFVGQVAMKVMIGALFLFFLNAFGSQYGIHVPINLATSSISGILGIPGVVGLTVIQMWIL; from the coding sequence ATGAACCCGGTAATCGTGATTTCTGTAATCAGCGGACTCATCGTCCTTCTGTTAATTACAGGCACACCCATCAAACCGCTGCGATTTGTAGGACAAGTCGCCATGAAGGTCATGATCGGAGCACTATTTCTATTTTTCCTGAACGCCTTTGGCAGTCAGTACGGAATCCATGTCCCCATCAATCTGGCGACTTCCTCCATTTCGGGAATCCTTGGCATTCCTGGAGTGGTGGGGCTGACAGTGATACAGATGTGGATTTTGTAA
- the serS gene encoding serine--tRNA ligase — MLDIKYLRANLEDVKNRLQHRGEDLEDFDKFEELDKRRRELLVESENLKSKRNEVSQKIAQMKKDKQDAQDMIVEMREVGGMVKKLDEELRGIEEELERILLSIPNIPHESVPVGETEDDNVEARKWGEIREFDFEAKPHWDIATGLDILDFERAGKVTGSRFVFYKGLGARLERALLNFMMDLHMDEHGYTEMIPPFLVNRASMTGTGQLPKFEEDAFRIESEDYFLVPTAEVPVTNYHRDEIIKGEELPLSYVAYSANFRSEAGSAGRDTRGLIRQHQFNKVELVRFVKPEDSYDELEKLTGHAEKVLQLLGLPYRVLSMCTADLGFTAAKKYDIEVWIPSYGTYREISSCSNFEGFQARRANIRFRREANAKPEHVHTLNGSGLAIGRTVAALLENYQQEDGSVIVPEVLRPYMGGAEVIK; from the coding sequence ATGTTAGACATCAAATACTTACGTGCCAATTTGGAAGATGTGAAAAACCGCCTTCAGCATCGCGGCGAAGATCTTGAGGACTTTGATAAGTTTGAGGAACTCGATAAGAGAAGAAGAGAGCTTCTTGTGGAAAGTGAAAACCTGAAGAGCAAGCGTAATGAAGTATCTCAAAAAATTGCTCAGATGAAAAAAGACAAACAGGATGCCCAGGACATGATCGTTGAAATGCGTGAAGTCGGGGGGATGGTCAAGAAGCTTGACGAGGAACTTAGAGGCATCGAGGAAGAGCTGGAGCGGATCCTTCTGTCTATCCCGAATATCCCTCATGAATCTGTTCCTGTCGGCGAAACAGAGGACGACAACGTGGAAGCCCGTAAGTGGGGCGAAATCCGCGAGTTCGATTTCGAAGCAAAGCCTCACTGGGATATTGCAACAGGACTTGATATCCTTGACTTTGAGCGTGCAGGGAAAGTAACGGGAAGCCGCTTTGTTTTCTATAAAGGCTTGGGTGCAAGACTGGAACGTGCCCTGTTGAACTTCATGATGGATCTCCACATGGATGAGCACGGATATACGGAAATGATCCCGCCATTCCTTGTGAACCGCGCAAGCATGACAGGGACAGGACAGCTGCCGAAGTTCGAAGAAGATGCTTTCCGTATCGAAAGTGAAGATTATTTCCTTGTTCCGACTGCAGAAGTGCCTGTGACAAACTATCACCGCGATGAAATCATCAAAGGGGAAGAGCTGCCGCTCAGCTATGTAGCCTACAGTGCTAACTTCCGTTCTGAAGCGGGATCTGCCGGACGGGATACAAGAGGACTGATTCGCCAGCATCAATTCAATAAAGTGGAACTTGTCCGCTTTGTGAAGCCGGAAGATTCTTACGATGAGCTTGAGAAGCTGACAGGCCATGCAGAAAAAGTCCTTCAGCTCCTGGGACTGCCATACCGCGTTTTATCAATGTGTACTGCGGATCTTGGCTTCACGGCTGCAAAGAAATATGATATCGAGGTTTGGATTCCAAGCTACGGCACATACCGTGAGATTTCTTCTTGCAGTAATTTCGAAGGCTTCCAGGCAAGACGTGCGAATATCCGTTTCAGAAGGGAAGCAAACGCGAAGCCTGAACATGTTCACACATTGAATGGTTCTGGATTGGCGATCGGCCGTACCGTTGCCGCTCTGTTGGAAAACTATCAGCAGGAAGACGGATCTGTCATCGTACCGGAAGTTCTTCGTCCTTATATGGGCGGGGCAGAAGTGATTAAATAA